In the Microplitis mediator isolate UGA2020A chromosome 5, iyMicMedi2.1, whole genome shotgun sequence genome, ataaataaataaaactccggaactccaagtggcggagtgaattcgaatttaaataaaatccgtaattactttgaattcacttcaaattttttttgtttctcgaTTTTTACCcagaaaataagaattttttgacgcacaattatttttaatcgccctaagaaaattttgtattgccccgaaaaatttttgttttcaatttataattcaaaaaattttttacgccaacaaatattttttttttgtgtatgttTTAGGAAGTACTTTCAGCTCATGGAAAAATAGCAGGTCAATGTGAACCCATTACGATGATATTAGCCGAGGTCGAGGGCAACGATCTAGCAGCAATCTTAGGATTTCTCTACACTGGAAGTGTCGCGGTGCCTCAGGCAAGATTAGAAGCTTTCTCAAGTACTGCAGATGCTCTTAAAATTAGAATACCTCCTTTGCCACATGCTCTGAAAGCTCAAACTTTAtctgaggaaaaaaataattcgtgCTATAAATCTTTAGCTCATGAAAATGTAACACAAGATACTGAACACGttggtttaaatttaaaagttataaataaaacaaattgttTGCGCCGATTACTTATGTCATCAAACAAAGACAATattttagataataataatagtacatATAGTAAATTAAAGTCGTATGTAGCGAATCGAGTTATTGCTTCTCCATGGTGTCAATTTGTTCAGCCTTATCATTTACCAAAGATTCAACCAATTCtcaaaaataatgaatcaTCTTCTCGTACTtgtgtaagtaaaaatttacgatatttgttttttcaaataaatttttaaacttttacatTAGAGATCTTAgaagaaaggaaaaaaaattattttattaactgagaaacgtataaaatttaactgtaGGGTATATCGTTTGTATTTACTACGGCAATTATATCGTTAAAACATAAAAGATTTTTCGCGAAtcgcaaataaatatataaataaaactaaaaacatttattgcaaaaaataaaatctcgcGCAatgttttgaattaaatttatatgatactcaattaaacgtaaataataattcgacGTGCAcgattcttatatataataattactactatagtagaaactttttaaatataccgttacaataataaaccaaagaaaattgaaacaaATCTCGGACTTCAATAAAATGAATGGAATCGTGATGTTATTCTTGAGAATAAAATTAGATTCTAGAGCTCCAAAAGaaccgatattttttttctctcgtCTGCTGTAAACAAAGTTtccatatttaaaaaagaaaacctGTCAGaacgacaattttttatttcaatttcaaaaaatggcGCTCGCTATTTGAATTTTCCCATACTAATAGCatggaaattttgttttttttataaaaaaatcctatAACTTCATTTGACGTTGAGGGAAAAATTCGagttataaacattttttgtaggaaattttatgctctACAAAATTGCTCAGAAGCTCAAAAGCTCTAAAATaaacggttcaaaagttacaggtatttaaagttgataactttttaaaaataaacgttCAAACtctttttacaataaaactgCCACTCtcatgaaatatatatatatatatatatatatatatatttatataaaaagaaaattagtaCAAAAGAATCTAAAGCTTTTATAAACCAGTAGGAAAAATCGTATATATGACAGGTAATGTTTCAGAATAACATTCCGTcgagttttttttcatctgaTGGATACGAGTCTTCGCACATTCACCACGAGCCAACAAGTTCTTTCAGCACCACCACGACAACTGTAGgcgttgaaaaattatttgttaccAGTGTTAATAGCTCGGAAGACACTGAAACTTATAACCCGCTCAAATTAGAGAGCACTATCAGTATACAAGACCATAAATCTTACGTCAATGATacaattgacaaaaaaattattcacgaCGAgacgataaatttatcatcagcGGTTTTCATAGCAGAGgacaataatcaattaaattacgaCGACGATAAGCCTGATAAAGTatcgttaaatttattgaacaaGCGGATTAATCTTGATGAAGTTGATAAATCCAAGTCGGATACCGTTACAATAAGTAATGACAGTAATAATAACAGCAATAATGCAATATCAGCTTCAGGTGTAAGTGAAGTTATTTCTACAATAACTTCAGTAGATTTAAAATGtgaaaattgtgaaaaaatatttgtctgCGAATCAGCACTTAAGGTAAACTATATACCATTAAATGcaacaaataattcaattttatttcttccataagaaataatttgattCACTGCTAGCAGGTGTGATtggtttaataatttatggttACAGATCCATCGCAAAAGCCACTTCAAAGACAAACCCTTCCGCTGTGTCGATTGCGGTAAAGAGTTTTCTCAACtacgaaattataaataccaCCGCAGTGTGCACGAAGGCACGGGAGAATTTGCGGCGACTTGTCCCGAGTGCGGTAAATCATTCAATGATCGTGGGTACTTGGGCTCACACATGAAGATCCATCGTAATAAAAAAGAGTATGCCTGTGACGAATGCGGCAAAAGTTTTAATCAGCGAGTTGCGTATAATATGCACGTCAGAATACACACAGGCGTTAAACCACATAATTGCGATCAGTGCGGCAAAGCTTTTTCCAGAAAAATGCTGCTGAAACAACACATGAGAACACACTCTGGAGAACGACCTTATCAGTGTCACATCTGCAATAAAGCGTTTGCTGATAAGTCTAATATGACTCTCCATACCCGCCTTCACTCCGGTTTGAAGCCTTATCAGTGCGATATTTGTTCCAAGGCATTCACTAAAAAACATcatttaaaaactcatttaaattatcacaCTGGAACTAAACCGTACGCTTGTCCTAATTgtaaattaactttttcaCAGAGCAGCAATATGAGGACTCACTATAAGAAATGTTTGAATAATAGTACGAGTAGTATCAgtggtagaaaaaaaaataccagtacagttgttaagaaaaaaaattttaataaacacaTTGATGATTTTTCTAATGCTCTTACGCCTCCTCATTCAGATTTAGAGTATCAGACAATTATCCGTGATATTACTtgatttttgttgttgttattatttaataaattttattatcaaatatttatcttatttcttagttagtttatttattttttcattctttgtCTGTTTTATTTTGCTCTCTTTCGTTTTAGTGTCACTCTTTGTACCTTCTTTTCCCTTAAaggtaaaaactttttttaaatatgatactgaagttagccgacgtctaataatttttggatttttttaaaaatgataaattaaaaaaaaaattttttttaaaattgaacttaaggtgagacccagtacccgatcatggaattattatttatttacttatttaataattttcgcgGCCTTGAGACTTATGTCTCCTACGGGCCGCAAATACAAAAGTATACAAATAGTGCATACGTAATTTTATATTGactctataaaaattaaaatttaaaagatttttgttaataataatagtgataataaatctatactgtggtgaaaatttttcgaacttttctctgaaaaactctgaaaaagtctttagaattttgaaaaaatctgtAGAACTTTAGAATTGAGTTTTttagagaaaattccgaaaaatttccaccagagtatttatatatgatcaattTGAAAGAATCATGAGTAACAGGTAGATCTAAATTATTGACGACagtaaagttagcggacatctgacaatttttgaaactttgaaataataaattgaagtgtttataaaataaaaattaaaaaatgcaagtttagaaaattcaaaattcagtaatacatgcatttttaaaaattttattattttaaatatttaagttttttatgtgtaattaaaaaaattgtcttatgtcTGATACATTAACActcataaattattgatatgtTTTTAGTGCAACGTCTGgtaaatgattcaaaattctGATAGccgtaaataaaaatgacttttCTTAAGTCATAGTTCTACGTCTGGGTTGAAAAAACACATGATTATGTCCTACAGCTCGATCTCCAACAGACagtagtatttaaaattttcctattGACTtttacccgatcactcatatatttttatatctacatttactaaattttactacacatagacatacaaatacatgatgtaatcgagtactagttccctggtCGGgaactgggtctcttacctcatagtttttttaattttctacatgtgcatatttttagtttttttgtaatttatttgttgaaaaaaaaatccgaaaatttttaacttcaggataattttcaaaataaaagtttcgtaattataaaattaaatttaaaagtaataactTACTTTTTGTATGTTTTTACTGTCTCTTCTTCGTGGTAATCTTTGATTTTTAGGTGCAAATGTCTTACGAGCCCATTCATCTCTTTCTCGTAACCACAATCGCTGGTATTCATTAGCCATCAGTAGTTCCATTGTCACATGATatcttttacaaaaaaataaaataaataatccacacaataaataattagtttttatatacTTCTCATATGACGgagtgaatatttttagagATGCGTATTCTGAAGAAACAATATTATCTTGTTTTTTGAACGGAACTGCTGGAGTCCAGTTATGGAAGCTATTAGAAGACatacttgaattatttataatgtatcAAATATATCAGATGACATCTTACTTATAGTTTGAACATTGCgctttgtcatattttattataattattaattttttgataaattattcacACGAATGATAGCAGCAGAAGACAACCGccaactttttgaatttttaaataaacaaatttaatattaatagaaaaaattcaaattaacttttgaaaaCTTCGAgcgtattttcaaaatttttttaatgatgcagaattttaaaattaaaaaaaatgtcaggTGTCTGCTATTTTTTCAATActgctcataaaataaaagcccCAATTATCAACTCggtactaattatttaaatttactattgtttatttatttatcaacttccgccatctttaaaaattattaatgttatgATGATTTAActtttggaataaaatttatgagaaaatttcattgaaaacaataaaatttcaattgaagtatagttttttttttaaatataaaatttttagaagaaTTTTGGATTATCAGCAGTTGGTAAGACTGGAAACTGATAACTgataagagtaaaaaaaaataaaaataataaaaatgacgtTGACAAGTGGCATGTACCGCTGATCCAGGttgattgaattttatttaaaataattatttaaaaacaaaaatgattCATAAAGAAATAATTGATGGTATAGAAATTCCAATCACTGAAGAAAATTTACCAGAAATATGCAGAAAACTCGACGAAGCTgaggtataaaataaataattattaaaattgatgagtgattaattactttttttttcataattaggTCCGTATTAATAAGGAATTAGAGCAAATGCTCCAGAAGCATTGTTATGTTGAAGCTAAACTCCAAagtataaacaaaatattaccAAATGTCGCTTTAATTCGTTCAGAAGGCGAAAATTTTCGTGATACcattgaaaaaacaaataggTTAGCAGAGACAGTTAGTGCTAAAGTGAGAAAATTGGATTTAGCGAgggtaaaataatatttattatatttattagttagatgtaatgatcctgaagttaattGTCTTCCAGATTCAGGATCATTAAATGATGACCCTGAAGTCAACCGACGTCTAgtaattattagacgtcagttaaaatcataactttgtgaaacgataaattacaaaaattaaaacatttcaaaaaatttcacccctagcttttataattttctacatgtgcatatttttatttttttttttcttgtaactaatttgttaaaaaaaaaagtccaaaaattcctacttgtcttctaacttcaagatcattagatgtttcaataaaatgaattattaaaaattaacaagttGTTAATTTTCAGAGCCGAGTATGTGAGTGTCAGAGTCGAGTGCATGACATCCTGGATCTCCAGTTATGTTCAGAAGGTGTAGCGACTGCGCTGAGAAATGAAGATTACGAGCAAGGAGCAGCTCACGTCCGCAGGTATTTATCAATGGATCAAAAAATCTTGGAACGAACAGCAGGCGACGTGTCAGAAGATCGTGTAACAATTGCTGGATCTCTAGCAACTCTACAGCAAGCTGCTCTCCAACTGCGTACTGTTGTCACCCGGAAGTTCGACGATGCCGTTAAGTCTGAAGACCTCGCATCAGTAGAACGTTTCTTCAAGATATTTCCTCTCTTAGGAATGCATGACGAGGGACTGGGAAAATTTTGCCTGTACTTGTGTGCCAAGCTCCAAGAAacatcacaaaaaaatttgcgttCTGCTCTTGAAATAAAGTCAAGCGATGAAAGAACTTCCGTTGTGTATGCGGATACAATGACACTATTATTCGAAGGTATCGCGCGTATTATTGAAATTCATCAGCCGATTATCGAAACTTATTACGGCCCAGGAAAACTTCTGAAGACTGTGAGTATTTTGCAGAAGGAGTGCGACCGTCagataaaaagaatttttgcCGAGTTCATGAGAAATCGCAGTATTTCAAAGAAAGTCCAGTCGATTAACGAGTACACGCGTAAGCAAATTGCTGATAAAACAGATCCTAAGACTCTAGATTTACTGCTACAGGAGTTGACGTTAATGCACACGAGGGCTGAATTGTACATACGTTTTTTACGTCGAAGAATCGTCAATGATTTGACTGTTGGTTCTTCAGATGAAGAGCAGTGTAAGCACCAGATAGACGAGTTCGAGTCGATgattaaaaattctgagttATCTCACGCAATGCAGGAAGTACTGGGCGCTTATCTTGCACTCGAGCGATATTTTTTGGAAGAAAGTGTCAACAAGGCTT is a window encoding:
- the LOC130667470 gene encoding zinc finger protein 415 isoform X2; translation: MEMREVNINVSGGVKDLLRDALVSQTFADVSLCCSGGKKFLAHRLVLSAASPYLHEVLSAHGKIAGQCEPITMILAEVEGNDLAAILGFLYTGSVAVPQARLEAFSSTADALKIRIPPLPHALKAQTLSEEKNNSCYKSLAHENVTQDTEHVGLNLKVINKTNCLRRLLMSSNKDNILDNNNSTYSKLKSYVANRVIASPWCQFVQPYHLPKIQPILKNNESSSRTCNNIPSSFFSSDGYESSHIHHEPTSSFSTTTTTVGVEKLFVTSVNSSEDTETYNPLKLESTISIQDHKSYVNDTIDKKIIHDETINLSSAVFIAEDNNQLNYDDDKPDKVSLNLLNKRINLDEVDKSKSDTVTISNDSNNNSNNAISASGVSEVISTITSVDLKCENCEKIFVCESALKIHRKSHFKDKPFRCVDCGKEFSQLRNYKYHRSVHEGTGEFAATCPECGKSFNDRGYLGSHMKIHRNKKEYACDECGKSFNQRVAYNMHVRIHTGVKPHNCDQCGKAFSRKMLLKQHMRTHSGERPYQCHICNKAFADKSNMTLHTRLHSGLKPYQCDICSKAFTKKHHLKTHLNYHTGTKPYACPNCKLTFSQSSNMRTHYKKCLNNSTSSISGRKKNTSTVVKKKNFNKHIDDFSNALTPPHSDLEYQTIIRDIT
- the LOC130667470 gene encoding zinc finger protein 415 isoform X1; translation: MEMREVNINVSGGVKDLLRDALVSQTFADVSLCCSGGKKFLAHRLVLSAASPYLHEVLSAHGKIAGQCEPITMILAEVEGNDLAAILGFLYTGSVAVPQARLEAFSSTADALKIRIPPLPHALKAQTLSEEKNNSCYKSLAHENVTQDTEHVGLNLKVINKTNCLRRLLMSSNKDNILDNNNSTYSKLKSYVANRVIASPWCQFVQPYHLPKIQPILKNNESSSRTCVMFQNNIPSSFFSSDGYESSHIHHEPTSSFSTTTTTVGVEKLFVTSVNSSEDTETYNPLKLESTISIQDHKSYVNDTIDKKIIHDETINLSSAVFIAEDNNQLNYDDDKPDKVSLNLLNKRINLDEVDKSKSDTVTISNDSNNNSNNAISASGVSEVISTITSVDLKCENCEKIFVCESALKIHRKSHFKDKPFRCVDCGKEFSQLRNYKYHRSVHEGTGEFAATCPECGKSFNDRGYLGSHMKIHRNKKEYACDECGKSFNQRVAYNMHVRIHTGVKPHNCDQCGKAFSRKMLLKQHMRTHSGERPYQCHICNKAFADKSNMTLHTRLHSGLKPYQCDICSKAFTKKHHLKTHLNYHTGTKPYACPNCKLTFSQSSNMRTHYKKCLNNSTSSISGRKKNTSTVVKKKNFNKHIDDFSNALTPPHSDLEYQTIIRDIT
- the LOC130667477 gene encoding uncharacterized protein LOC130667477, coding for MSSNSFHNWTPAVPFKKQDNIVSSEYASLKIFTPSYEKYHVTMELLMANEYQRLWLRERDEWARKTFAPKNQRLPRRRDSKNIQKGKEGTKSDTKTKESKIKQTKNEKINKLTKK
- the LOC130667467 gene encoding conserved oligomeric Golgi complex subunit 4 — encoded protein: MIHKEIIDGIEIPITEENLPEICRKLDEAEVRINKELEQMLQKHCYVEAKLQSINKILPNVALIRSEGENFRDTIEKTNRLAETVSAKVRKLDLARSRVCECQSRVHDILDLQLCSEGVATALRNEDYEQGAAHVRRYLSMDQKILERTAGDVSEDRVTIAGSLATLQQAALQLRTVVTRKFDDAVKSEDLASVERFFKIFPLLGMHDEGLGKFCLYLCAKLQETSQKNLRSALEIKSSDERTSVVYADTMTLLFEGIARIIEIHQPIIETYYGPGKLLKTVSILQKECDRQIKRIFAEFMRNRSISKKVQSINEYTRKQIADKTDPKTLDLLLQELTLMHTRAELYIRFLRRRIVNDLTVGSSDEEQCKHQIDEFESMIKNSELSHAMQEVLGAYLALERYFLEESVNKALGMDTLDQDQQTSSMIDDVFYIVKKCVRRAISSWSVDGVCAVVNMACGILEGEFANRLKSRLRQGYPAGYLDLAQAYSALQTSIQQGRLQTSDTEYARLMFLAYLNNADVSVEYVETLSKSLSADIDSSFPHMQQKDRDKIDSCLAGMKGVTNTLRAVIDYGMEQLRSSAVKPRITPWVDSFLSISHQVNEDELLRYETDEPFVQTLVMNLEGLLESFKSSLTTANYDALIGILTSEVTIRLEKVVLKSTFNRAGGLILDKEIRSLASYLAAATSWSVRDKFARLTQIATILSIEKVEELADYCGSDAIAWRLTPAEVRKIAALRTDLRPDDIKRLKL